One segment of Streptomyces roseifaciens DNA contains the following:
- a CDS encoding adenosylcobinamide-GDP ribazoletransferase yields MTDTTPARATPGDALRFAFGTLTVLPVRLTRWDRPAARGGMLAAPLAGLAVGAGAAAAGSALLALGSGPLLAAVAAVAVPAVLTRGLHLDGLADVADGLGSGKPADDALRIMKQSDIGPFGVVTLLLVLLAQVAALSGAYAASPLRGALAALTAAVTARCALTLACRPSVPAARPEGLGAAVAGVVPPRGALAAGVAVVAACAAWGALLGPYGPLHTTAAAATGLLGAELLLRRCVSRFGGVTGDVFGALAETAATTALVTMTLG; encoded by the coding sequence ATGACCGACACGACACCCGCGCGCGCCACCCCCGGCGACGCCCTCCGCTTCGCCTTCGGCACGCTCACCGTGCTGCCCGTCCGCCTCACCCGCTGGGACCGCCCCGCCGCGCGCGGCGGCATGCTCGCGGCACCGCTGGCGGGGCTCGCGGTGGGCGCCGGGGCCGCGGCGGCGGGGTCGGCGCTCCTGGCGCTGGGGTCCGGGCCGCTCCTGGCGGCGGTGGCCGCGGTCGCGGTGCCGGCGGTCCTCACCCGCGGGCTGCACCTGGACGGCCTGGCGGACGTCGCGGACGGGCTGGGCAGCGGGAAGCCGGCGGACGACGCGCTGCGCATCATGAAGCAGTCGGACATCGGGCCGTTCGGGGTCGTGACACTCCTGCTCGTCCTGCTGGCGCAGGTGGCGGCGCTGTCCGGGGCGTACGCGGCGTCCCCGCTGCGGGGGGCGCTCGCGGCGCTGACGGCGGCCGTGACGGCCCGCTGCGCCCTGACCCTCGCGTGCCGCCCGTCCGTACCGGCGGCCCGCCCGGAGGGCCTGGGGGCGGCCGTGGCAGGCGTGGTGCCGCCTCGCGGGGCGCTGGCGGCCGGAGTGGCGGTGGTGGCCGCCTGCGCGGCGTGGGGCGCCCTCCTGGGCCCGTACGGCCCCCTCCACACGACCGCGGCGGCCGCGACGGGCCTCCTCGGCGCGGAACTGCTCCTCCGCAGGTGCGTGTCCCGCTTCGGCGGGGTGACGGGCGACGTCTTCGGCGCCCTCGCGGAAACGGCGGCGACGACGGCCCTGGTGACCATGACCCTGGGCTAG